The proteins below are encoded in one region of Halalkalicoccus jeotgali B3:
- a CDS encoding C2H2-type zinc finger protein — MVTDPREDEETEETDQFRCTICDETFDSQQELEQHGEAEHESEEDYSKQP; from the coding sequence ATGGTAACTGATCCCAGAGAGGACGAGGAAACCGAGGAAACCGACCAGTTTCGCTGTACGATCTGTGACGAGACATTCGACAGCCAGCAGGAACTGGAACAACACGGCGAGGCCGAACACGAGAGCGAGGAAGACTACAGCAAACAGCCCTGA
- a CDS encoding transcription factor S, translated as MQFCPDCGSMMKAEDDRWVCGSCGETTARDREAESAFVSTEEQSGDELIETEEGAEFEGKPTARDVTCEECGASEAWYTIKQTGSADEPPTRFFKCKECGYRWREYN; from the coding sequence ATGCAGTTCTGTCCCGACTGCGGTTCGATGATGAAAGCTGAGGACGATCGGTGGGTCTGTGGCTCGTGTGGCGAGACGACCGCACGCGACCGTGAGGCCGAATCGGCGTTCGTCTCCACCGAGGAACAGAGCGGCGACGAACTGATCGAGACCGAGGAGGGCGCGGAGTTCGAGGGCAAACCGACCGCCCGGGATGTGACCTGCGAGGAGTGTGGCGCGAGCGAGGCGTGGTACACGATCAAACAGACCGGCAGTGCTGACGAGCCCCCGACGCGCTTTTTCAAATGTAAGGAGTGTGGGTATCGCTGGCGCGAGTACAACTGA
- the ppc gene encoding phosphoenolpyruvate carboxylase, with product MNDELHNRTVNQDVRELGALVGDTIREQASRDDFETVETLRTASIAYRNGDADSRQGLHQILDRLRPDRESIVARGFTTYFELINLAEERERVRAIRSASQEQSLGDSLEVAAEALAEVDEHTAKRVLEDVLIEPTFTAHPTEARRKTVKSKLRSVGVDLETLDERDLTDKERSHVDRDIESEVVSLWQTPQVRYRQPEPTDEAINVQWYLENTIFDVVGEVYDEFEEALSKAGHDIDVPKLFEFRSWAGSDRDGNPYVTPEVTAETLDRQRRVVLERYRDALKRLSGVLSQDGSRIDVGEAFEKSLSADRERLPGVARAAEDRYPREPYRQKLKLMRERINRIDDVRPGGYEDSTEFRADLDVLAESAAENGGQSVVNAHVDPLRRQVDTFGFSLASLDLRDHQENHTEAVAEALALEGIDYRELSEEERIETLTEAVVQDEPVIDPGALYRDEGADLSETARTVLELFARLADWQAEYGDDAIDTYAISMTEEPSHVLEVLFLAEQAGVIALPEHSGIDIVPLLETEYALSGARRIMGTLFENEAYSQALDARGDTQEIMLGYSDSNKENGFLAANWSLYDNQRRLAEITDDFDVTMRLFHGRGGSISRGGGPMNEALLALPNESVSGQVKFTEQGEAIAEKYANPRIAERNIEQMVNAQVRARKRALDEPEEDVREEWTGAMETMADAAREEYRDLLESDGFVSYFEQATPITVIEELNLGSRPASRSEERSVEDLRAIPWVFSWTQSRCILPGWYALAAGIDAYLDSGGDVADLREMYDEWPFFRTTLDNAALALARTEMEIAAEYAGLAESSLAETFFPRIEREYERASELVTEIAGRDALVRRDWLEESLRRRNPYVDPLNLLQTHLLGQTHRTDVEERTLRLTVKGIAAGMKNTG from the coding sequence ATGAACGATGAGTTGCACAACCGGACGGTCAATCAGGACGTCCGGGAACTCGGTGCGCTGGTGGGGGATACGATCCGCGAGCAGGCCTCTCGTGACGACTTCGAGACGGTCGAGACCCTTCGGACTGCCTCGATCGCCTACCGTAACGGGGATGCCGACTCCAGACAGGGGCTCCACCAGATCCTCGATCGGCTTCGCCCCGACCGCGAGAGTATCGTCGCGCGCGGCTTTACCACCTACTTCGAGCTGATCAACCTCGCCGAGGAGCGCGAACGGGTCCGGGCGATCCGCAGCGCCTCCCAGGAGCAGTCGCTCGGGGACAGCCTCGAGGTCGCCGCCGAGGCGCTCGCGGAGGTCGACGAACACACCGCAAAACGCGTCCTCGAGGACGTCCTCATCGAGCCGACCTTCACGGCCCATCCCACCGAAGCTCGCAGGAAGACGGTCAAATCCAAGCTTCGAAGCGTCGGGGTGGACCTCGAGACGCTCGACGAACGCGATCTGACCGACAAGGAGCGAAGCCACGTCGACCGGGACATCGAAAGCGAGGTTGTCAGCCTCTGGCAGACCCCGCAGGTCCGGTATCGCCAACCCGAGCCGACCGACGAGGCCATCAACGTCCAGTGGTACCTCGAGAACACCATCTTCGACGTGGTCGGGGAGGTCTACGACGAGTTCGAGGAGGCCCTTTCGAAGGCCGGCCACGACATCGATGTGCCCAAACTGTTCGAGTTCCGCTCGTGGGCCGGTTCGGACCGCGACGGCAACCCCTACGTCACCCCCGAGGTGACCGCGGAAACCCTGGATCGCCAGCGACGGGTCGTCCTCGAGCGCTATCGCGACGCCCTCAAACGTCTCTCCGGGGTCCTCAGCCAGGACGGCAGCCGGATCGACGTGGGCGAGGCTTTCGAGAAGTCGCTGTCGGCGGATCGCGAGCGCCTGCCGGGGGTCGCCCGCGCCGCGGAGGACCGCTACCCGCGCGAGCCCTACCGCCAGAAGCTGAAGCTGATGCGCGAGCGGATCAACCGGATCGACGACGTCCGTCCCGGCGGCTACGAGGACTCGACCGAGTTCCGCGCGGATCTGGACGTGCTCGCCGAGAGCGCCGCCGAGAACGGCGGACAGAGCGTCGTGAACGCCCACGTCGATCCCCTCCGTCGGCAGGTCGACACCTTCGGATTCTCGCTTGCGAGCCTCGACCTGCGCGACCACCAGGAAAACCACACCGAGGCCGTCGCCGAGGCGCTCGCGCTCGAAGGGATCGACTACCGGGAGCTCTCCGAAGAGGAGCGCATCGAGACGCTCACCGAGGCCGTCGTACAGGACGAACCCGTGATCGACCCCGGGGCGCTGTATCGCGACGAGGGCGCCGACCTCTCGGAGACCGCCCGCACGGTGCTGGAGCTGTTCGCCCGACTCGCGGACTGGCAGGCCGAGTACGGCGACGACGCCATCGATACGTACGCCATCTCGATGACCGAGGAGCCGAGTCACGTCCTCGAAGTGCTCTTCTTGGCCGAGCAGGCCGGCGTGATCGCGCTGCCCGAGCACTCGGGAATCGACATCGTTCCCCTCCTTGAGACCGAGTACGCCCTCTCCGGTGCCCGTCGGATCATGGGCACGCTCTTCGAGAACGAGGCCTACAGTCAGGCGCTCGACGCGCGAGGGGACACCCAGGAGATCATGCTCGGCTATTCGGATTCGAACAAGGAAAACGGCTTTCTGGCCGCGAACTGGTCGCTGTACGACAACCAGCGCCGCCTCGCGGAGATCACCGACGACTTCGACGTGACGATGCGGCTGTTTCACGGTCGCGGCGGGTCAATCTCGCGAGGCGGGGGCCCGATGAACGAGGCGCTGCTCGCGCTGCCAAACGAGTCGGTCTCCGGACAGGTGAAGTTCACCGAGCAGGGAGAGGCCATCGCCGAGAAGTACGCCAACCCCCGGATCGCCGAGAGAAACATCGAGCAGATGGTCAACGCACAGGTCCGGGCCCGAAAGCGCGCCCTCGACGAGCCCGAGGAGGACGTCCGCGAGGAGTGGACCGGGGCCATGGAGACGATGGCCGACGCCGCCCGCGAGGAGTACCGCGACTTACTGGAGAGCGACGGGTTCGTCAGCTACTTCGAGCAGGCCACGCCCATCACCGTGATCGAGGAACTCAACCTCGGCTCGCGGCCCGCCTCCCGGAGCGAGGAGCGGTCGGTCGAGGACCTCCGGGCGATCCCGTGGGTGTTCTCTTGGACCCAATCGCGGTGTATCCTGCCGGGGTGGTACGCGCTGGCGGCGGGGATCGACGCCTACCTGGACTCGGGTGGCGACGTAGCGGACCTCCGGGAGATGTACGACGAGTGGCCGTTCTTCAGAACGACGCTCGATAACGCCGCACTGGCACTAGCGCGCACGGAGATGGAGATCGCCGCCGAGTACGCCGGCCTCGCCGAATCCTCGCTGGCCGAGACGTTCTTCCCGCGGATCGAACGCGAGTACGAGCGCGCCTCGGAGCTGGTGACCGAGATCGCCGGGCGCGACGCGCTGGTCCGCCGGGACTGGCTCGAAGAGAGCCTGCGGCGTCGCAACCCCTACGTCGACCCGCTGAACCTGCTCCAGACGCACCTGCTGGGACAGACCCACCGCACCGATGTCGAGGAGCGAACCCTCCGGCTCACGGTCAAGGGGATCGCCGCCGGGATGAAAAACACCGGCTAA
- a CDS encoding phytoene desaturase family protein: MKLSEQSIVVIGSGFGGLSVACYLADAGADVRVVEKNDGLGGRASRLEADGFRFDMGPSWYLMPDVFERFFADFGREVEEYYTTEQLDPHYRIFFKDGDDVDISPDLEETKETFEAYEPGAGDALEEYLEKSELNYEVGMEHFVYEDRPRFRDWADWDVMKNARGLSLVGSMQDHVENYFDHPKLQQVMQYTLVFLGGAPNNTPALYNLMSHVDFNLGVHYPEGGLGGVVDGITELGEELGVTYHTDQPVSAIEGRAGGFKVEARDTFLPDLVVSDADYAHTELDLLPPEKRGYSESYWDSRTYAPSAFLLYLGVEGDLDELAHHTLVLPTDWETHFAEIFDDPEWPADPAYYLCVPSKTDDSVAPEGHSNLFALVPVAPGLDDRPVIRESYRNLVLDDIAENTGVDLRERIVFEETFTIDDFADRYNSRKGTALGLAHTLEQTAVFRPPHRSKEVPGLYFTGSYTTPGIGVPMCLISGQLTAEAVATDYPDQ; this comes from the coding sequence ATGAAGCTGTCCGAGCAGTCGATCGTCGTGATCGGGAGCGGATTCGGCGGACTCTCTGTGGCGTGTTATCTGGCCGATGCCGGCGCGGACGTACGGGTCGTCGAGAAGAACGACGGGCTCGGCGGGCGCGCATCGCGGCTGGAAGCCGACGGTTTTCGCTTCGACATGGGACCGTCGTGGTACCTGATGCCCGACGTCTTCGAGCGGTTTTTCGCCGACTTCGGGCGCGAGGTCGAGGAGTACTACACCACCGAGCAGCTCGACCCCCACTACCGGATCTTCTTCAAGGACGGGGACGACGTCGATATCTCGCCGGATCTCGAGGAGACCAAAGAGACCTTCGAGGCCTACGAGCCGGGTGCGGGCGACGCTCTCGAAGAGTACCTCGAAAAGAGCGAACTCAACTACGAGGTCGGCATGGAGCACTTCGTCTACGAGGATCGGCCCCGGTTTCGGGACTGGGCCGACTGGGACGTGATGAAAAACGCCCGCGGGCTCTCGCTGGTCGGCTCGATGCAGGACCACGTCGAGAACTACTTCGATCACCCGAAACTCCAGCAGGTCATGCAGTACACCCTCGTGTTTCTCGGGGGGGCACCGAACAACACGCCCGCACTCTACAACCTGATGAGTCACGTCGATTTCAACCTCGGCGTCCACTACCCCGAGGGCGGGTTGGGCGGCGTCGTCGACGGGATCACCGAACTCGGCGAGGAGCTGGGTGTCACCTACCACACCGATCAGCCCGTCTCCGCCATCGAGGGCCGCGCCGGCGGGTTCAAGGTCGAGGCCCGCGACACCTTCCTCCCCGACCTCGTGGTCTCGGACGCCGACTACGCTCACACCGAACTCGACCTCCTCCCGCCCGAAAAGCGGGGGTACAGCGAGTCCTACTGGGACTCACGCACCTACGCGCCCTCCGCATTCTTGCTCTATCTGGGCGTCGAGGGCGACCTCGACGAACTGGCCCACCACACCCTCGTCCTACCCACCGACTGGGAGACCCACTTCGCGGAGATCTTCGACGATCCGGAGTGGCCCGCCGATCCCGCCTACTACCTCTGTGTCCCCTCGAAGACCGACGATTCGGTCGCGCCCGAGGGTCACTCGAACCTCTTTGCGCTGGTGCCGGTCGCCCCCGGCCTCGACGACCGGCCCGTGATCCGCGAGAGCTACCGAAACCTCGTCCTCGACGACATCGCCGAGAACACCGGCGTCGACCTCAGAGAGCGGATCGTCTTCGAGGAGACGTTCACGATCGACGACTTCGCCGACCGGTACAACAGCAGGAAGGGCACGGCACTCGGCCTCGCTCACACGCTCGAACAGACCGCCGTCTTCCGCCCGCCCCACCGCTCGAAGGAGGTCCCCGGACTCTATTTCACCGGCTCGTACACCACCCCCGGCATCGGTGTCCCGATGTGCCTGATCAGCGGGCAACTCACGGCCGAAGCCGTCGCGACGGACTACCCCGACCAGTGA
- a CDS encoding prenyltransferase, translated as MTLRYLLVLSRPRFWFYLAGPVLVGAVFGADRLGDLLSVPVLALFAYFLVPANVFLYGINDVYDREIDAANPKKEGREARFEGQRAVPVAVTVCALVPLAFFPVLPAGAWPWLAAFLLLGAAYSAPPARFKTTPVLDSVSNGLYFAPGAAAYVALAGTQPPALAIAGGWLWTMGMHTFSAIPDIEPDRAAGIETTATVLGESRTYAYCGACWALSALAFGALDARLGALFSIYPALVLAVAITEADVSRAYWWFPAINTVVGALFTMGGLWALVYG; from the coding sequence GTGACCCTTCGCTACCTGCTGGTACTCTCCCGGCCGCGTTTTTGGTTCTATCTGGCCGGGCCGGTACTCGTGGGCGCGGTCTTCGGGGCCGACCGTCTCGGCGACCTACTCTCGGTCCCCGTACTCGCACTGTTCGCGTACTTCCTCGTGCCCGCGAACGTCTTCCTCTACGGGATCAACGACGTCTACGACCGGGAGATCGACGCGGCAAACCCGAAAAAGGAGGGCCGCGAGGCGCGCTTCGAGGGCCAACGGGCCGTCCCGGTCGCCGTGACGGTCTGTGCGCTCGTCCCGCTTGCGTTCTTTCCGGTGCTTCCTGCCGGTGCGTGGCCGTGGCTCGCGGCCTTTCTGCTTCTCGGGGCGGCCTACAGCGCTCCGCCCGCGCGGTTCAAAACCACGCCGGTTCTCGATTCGGTCTCGAACGGACTCTACTTCGCGCCCGGCGCGGCCGCGTACGTCGCCCTCGCGGGCACGCAGCCACCCGCGCTGGCGATCGCCGGCGGGTGGCTCTGGACGATGGGGATGCACACGTTCAGCGCGATCCCCGACATCGAACCGGATCGCGCCGCCGGAATCGAAACGACCGCGACCGTCCTCGGGGAGTCACGGACCTACGCGTACTGTGGTGCGTGCTGGGCGCTCTCGGCCCTCGCCTTCGGCGCGCTTGATGCCCGACTGGGCGCGCTCTTTTCGATCTACCCGGCGCTCGTCCTCGCGGTCGCGATCACCGAGGCCGATGTCTCGCGGGCCTACTGGTGGTTCCCGGCGATCAACACCGTCGTCGGCGCGCTGTTCACGATGGGGGGGCTCTGGGCGCTTGTGTACGGTTAG
- a CDS encoding heavy metal translocating P-type ATPase, protein MSTPDRDSSDAGGEPGSGAGSHDHPGERTAVARFGVPGMDCPSCAGKIENALDSLAGVSAIDARPTTGSVRVTYDPNALDEAGMKSAIESAGYEVVESSTDAGDDADGSDTREDIRTSPRALKTWASGVFVAAGLLFEFLLTGSNVQLASVVGRELLVADIAFLVAVAVGGQEIVRNGYYSARNLNLDIDFLMSVAILGALVASVAFGEALYFEAATLAFLFSVAELLERYSMDRARNSLRELMDLSPEEATVRRDGEEVTVPVDELAVGDVVVVRPGEKIPTDGEVLEGESAVNQAPITGESVPVDKTVGEGVYAGTINEEGYLEVQVTSAAGEDTLSRIVELVEDAQSNRTEREQFVERFSAYYTPVVVAFAVLVTLASPAVLGTTWPTAIVYGLTLLVLACPCAFVISTPVSVVSGITSAAKNGVLIKGGNHLEAMGEIDVVAFDKTGTITKGQLTVTDVVALNGTSEEDVLRCARGLERRSEHPIGEAIVAYAEREQVDEREIEEFESITGKGVRADLDGTPHFAGKPGLFEELGFDLSHVHATTDGGAVTRTARKLCERNDCLDLLEDTVPRLQSEGKTVVLVGTDEELEGVIGVADEIRPEAAATVARLRELGVERTVMLTGDNERTARAIADQVGVDEYRAELLPEEKVGAIEELVATHEGVAMIGDGINDAPALATATVGIAMGAAGTDTALETADIALMADDLSKLPYLYELAHDANGVIRQNVYASLAVKATLAIGVPFGYVPIWLAVLAGDAGMTTAVTGNAMRLSRITSDDAGARDQEAPSRTA, encoded by the coding sequence ATGAGTACTCCCGATCGAGACTCGAGTGACGCCGGCGGCGAACCCGGTTCCGGCGCCGGTTCACACGACCACCCGGGTGAACGGACCGCTGTGGCTCGGTTCGGCGTCCCCGGAATGGACTGTCCCTCGTGTGCGGGAAAGATCGAGAACGCACTCGACAGCCTCGCGGGCGTCTCTGCGATCGACGCGCGGCCGACGACCGGATCGGTACGCGTCACGTACGACCCAAACGCCCTCGACGAGGCGGGGATGAAAAGCGCCATCGAGAGCGCCGGCTACGAGGTCGTCGAGAGCAGCACCGACGCCGGCGACGACGCCGACGGGAGCGACACGCGAGAGGACATCCGGACGAGTCCGCGCGCGCTCAAGACGTGGGCGAGTGGCGTTTTCGTCGCGGCCGGGCTCCTCTTCGAGTTCCTGCTGACCGGTTCGAACGTCCAGCTCGCGAGCGTCGTGGGTCGCGAGTTGCTCGTCGCCGACATCGCTTTCCTCGTCGCCGTCGCCGTCGGCGGTCAGGAGATCGTCCGTAACGGTTACTACTCGGCGCGGAACCTGAACCTCGACATCGATTTCCTGATGTCGGTGGCCATCCTCGGCGCGCTGGTCGCGAGCGTGGCCTTCGGGGAGGCGCTGTACTTCGAGGCCGCCACGCTCGCGTTTCTCTTCAGCGTCGCCGAACTCCTCGAACGCTACTCGATGGACCGCGCGCGCAACTCGCTGCGTGAACTGATGGACCTCTCGCCGGAGGAGGCGACGGTCAGACGGGACGGCGAGGAGGTGACCGTTCCGGTCGACGAGCTCGCGGTCGGGGACGTCGTGGTCGTCCGCCCGGGCGAGAAGATCCCGACCGACGGGGAGGTCCTAGAGGGCGAAAGCGCCGTCAATCAGGCCCCGATCACCGGCGAGAGCGTCCCCGTCGACAAGACCGTCGGCGAGGGGGTCTACGCCGGGACGATCAACGAGGAGGGGTACCTCGAAGTGCAGGTCACCTCCGCGGCGGGCGAAGACACCCTCTCGCGGATCGTCGAGCTGGTCGAGGACGCACAGTCGAACCGGACCGAACGCGAGCAGTTCGTCGAGCGGTTCTCGGCGTACTACACGCCGGTCGTCGTCGCCTTCGCCGTGCTCGTAACGCTCGCCAGTCCCGCCGTGCTCGGAACCACGTGGCCGACGGCAATCGTCTACGGGCTGACGTTGCTGGTGCTTGCCTGCCCGTGTGCGTTCGTCATCTCGACGCCCGTCTCCGTGGTTTCGGGAATCACCAGCGCCGCGAAAAACGGCGTTCTGATCAAGGGCGGAAACCACCTCGAGGCGATGGGTGAGATCGACGTCGTCGCCTTCGATAAGACCGGGACGATCACGAAGGGCCAACTCACCGTCACCGACGTCGTCGCGCTGAACGGTACCAGCGAGGAGGACGTCCTGCGGTGTGCGCGCGGGCTCGAACGCCGCAGCGAACACCCGATCGGCGAAGCCATCGTCGCCTACGCCGAACGGGAGCAGGTCGACGAGCGCGAGATCGAGGAGTTCGAGAGCATCACCGGCAAGGGTGTCCGTGCCGACCTCGACGGGACGCCCCACTTCGCGGGCAAACCCGGCCTGTTCGAGGAGCTCGGGTTCGACCTCTCGCACGTCCACGCGACGACCGACGGCGGCGCAGTCACGCGGACCGCCCGCAAGCTCTGTGAGCGAAACGACTGTCTGGACCTGCTCGAGGACACGGTCCCCCGGCTCCAGTCCGAGGGCAAGACGGTCGTCCTCGTCGGGACCGACGAGGAACTCGAGGGGGTCATCGGCGTCGCCGACGAGATCCGACCGGAAGCCGCCGCGACGGTCGCCCGACTCCGGGAACTCGGTGTCGAACGGACCGTCATGCTCACCGGCGACAACGAGCGCACCGCCCGCGCGATCGCAGACCAGGTCGGCGTCGACGAGTATCGGGCCGAACTGCTCCCCGAGGAGAAAGTCGGCGCGATCGAGGAGCTCGTCGCGACCCACGAGGGGGTTGCGATGATCGGCGACGGGATCAACGACGCACCCGCGCTCGCGACGGCGACCGTCGGCATCGCGATGGGTGCGGCGGGTACCGACACCGCCCTCGAAACGGCGGACATCGCCCTGATGGCCGACGACCTCTCGAAACTCCCCTACCTGTACGAACTCGCACACGACGCAAACGGGGTCATCCGGCAGAACGTCTACGCGAGCCTCGCGGTCAAGGCCACCCTCGCGATCGGGGTACCCTTCGGCTACGTCCCGATCTGGCTGGCCGTTCTCGCCGGTGACGCCGGGATGACGACGGCCGTGACGGGCAATGCGATGCGACTGTCCCGGATCACGTCCGACGACGCCGGCGCTCGGGACCAGGAAGCCCCCAGCCGAACCGCCTGA
- a CDS encoding FixH family protein has product MVRRDSESDGTHHRRTVLKAGLVATTGVAGLSTAGFAQNDGSSEDHVITLTVVDQDGNPLQGEVAIFEGNHGDIVDDRELDENGQATWEVSREGQYSYDYIRSGYEMVSEDTTFEVDGGTEVTVEMRKEDWEVGDNTITVTALDEETGKPVEGARVELVGGLPGPAESVDRGETNAEGVYEATVPAVMQAVSVDLVDGYYGDSALVDLSEGDAEVTIELTPASGSDDGGEDSEGDESPADGEDSSEADSDDSVDCEKRT; this is encoded by the coding sequence ATGGTTCGAAGAGATAGCGAATCCGACGGGACGCATCACCGACGAACAGTACTGAAAGCCGGCCTCGTCGCCACAACGGGTGTCGCCGGCCTATCGACGGCCGGGTTCGCCCAGAACGACGGGAGTTCCGAGGACCACGTGATCACGCTCACGGTCGTCGATCAGGACGGAAACCCGCTACAGGGAGAGGTGGCGATTTTCGAGGGGAATCACGGAGACATCGTCGACGACCGGGAACTCGACGAGAACGGTCAGGCGACGTGGGAAGTGAGTCGGGAAGGACAGTACTCCTACGACTACATCCGGTCCGGATACGAGATGGTTTCGGAGGACACCACCTTCGAAGTCGATGGCGGCACCGAGGTCACGGTCGAAATGCGAAAGGAGGACTGGGAGGTCGGGGACAACACGATCACCGTCACCGCCCTCGACGAGGAGACCGGCAAACCCGTCGAGGGGGCACGGGTCGAACTGGTCGGTGGACTGCCCGGTCCCGCCGAATCGGTCGATCGAGGCGAGACGAACGCCGAAGGCGTCTACGAGGCCACCGTACCGGCCGTCATGCAGGCGGTCAGCGTGGACCTCGTTGATGGGTACTACGGCGACTCTGCGCTGGTCGACCTCAGTGAAGGCGACGCCGAGGTGACGATCGAACTGACGCCCGCAAGCGGTTCGGACGACGGCGGGGAGGACTCGGAAGGCGATGAATCGCCGGCTGACGGCGAGGATTCGTCCGAAGCGGACTCGGACGACAGTGTAGACTGCGAGAAACGTACGTAA